The Oncorhynchus masou masou isolate Uvic2021 chromosome 14, UVic_Omas_1.1, whole genome shotgun sequence region ctctctggttctctctctggttctctctctctggttctctctctctggttctctctctggttctctgtctctctctctctctggttctctgtctctctctctctctctctctctggttctctgtctctctctctggttctctctctctctctctctggttctctctctctctctctctctctctggttctctctctctctggttctctgtctctctctctggttctctgtctctctctctggttctctctctctctctctggttctctgtctctctctctggttctctctctctctctctctctctctctctggttctctctctctctctctctctctctctctctctctctctctctctctctctctctctctctctctctctctctctctctctctctcagcttggCATGGGGCTCCTTCACCTGCTGCATGGCAGCTTCCGTCACCACCCTCAACTCTTACACCAAGACGGTCATTGAGTTCCGGCACAAGCGCAAACTGTTCGAGCAGGGTCTCAGGGAGGAGCAGAACTACCTCGACCAGGAGGCCTTCCATTACTTCAGGGACCGCTCCCTCCAGTCCATATCCAGCTCCATGGAGGTCTACCCTGGGCACGGGGGAGGAAGGCTGCCTGGGGGGCCTGGAGGCCTGGCGGGGTCCGGGCTGGTTGGAGTaccagggagagggaagatgagGGGGTCCTCAGGTTCCATCGACCTGGGAGAGAACTCTGAGTCCCTGGGGGAGGAACAGtgctgagagagaaggggggggggggggggttggggagTGGAGCGTTGCGAAATTCTAGTAACTTTCCAAAAATTCCAAGGTTTTCCGGAAATCCTGGTTGTAAAATTCTGGGACTCAGGTGGGAATAATAAGCATAAAATTGGGAATCCTACAACCAGGAGGAATAACCTGGGGATTTACAACCCTAGTGTTGAGATGTTTTATTGAAGACGATGCTGATCTCGGATCAGTTTTGTATTTTGGGCAccaatggttcaggttaggagaGGTGAACAGGGGGTAGAGGGCCTTGTCATGCTTTGGTCAgaacaagtagtgcactatactgtatagagggCCTTGTCATGCTTTGGTCTaaacaagtagtgcactatactgtatagagggCCTTGTCATGCTTTGGTCtgaacaagtagtgcactatactgtatagagggCCTTGTCATGCTTTGGTCTaaacaagtagtgcactatactgtatagagggCCTTGTCATGCTTTGGTCTaaacaagtagtgcactatactgtatagagggCCTTGTCATGCTTTGGTCtgaacaagtagtgcactatactgtatagagaggCCTTGTCATGCTTTGGTCTggacaagtagtgcactatactgtatagagggCCTTGTCATGCTTTGGTCTaaacaagtagtgcactatactgtatagagaggCCTTGTCATGCTTTGGTCTaaacaagtagtgcactatactgtatagagggCCTTGTCATGCTTTGGTCTaaacaagtagtgcactatactgtatagagaggCCTTGTCATGCTTTGGTCtgaacaagtagtgcactatactgtatagagggCCTTGTCATGCTTTGGTCTaaacaagtagtgcactatactgtatagagggCCTTGTCATGCTTTGGTCTaaacaagtagtgcactatactgtatagagggCCTTGTCATGCTTTGGTCtgaacaagtagtgcactatactgtatagagggCCTTGTCATGCTTTGGACtgaacaagtagtgcactatactgtatagagggCCTTGTCATGCTTTGGTCtgaacaagtagtgcactatactgtatagagaggCCTTGTCATGCTTTGGTCCGaacaggtagtgcactatactgtatagagggCCTTGTCATGCTTTGGACTGaacaggtagtgcactatactgtatagagggCCTTGTCATGCTTTGGTCtgaacaagtagtgcactatactgtatagagggCCTTGTCATGCTTTGGTCtgaacaagtagtgcactatactgtatacagtgccttgcaaaagtattcatcccccttggcgtttttcctattttgttgcattacaacctgtaatttaaatggattttttggggggggtttcatgtaatggacaaacacaaaatagtccaaattggtgatgtcacgttctgacctttatttcctttgttttgtcttggtcagggcgtgtttgtttttctatgttggtttttgtgttcagcctagtatggttctcaaacagaggcaggtgacgttagttgtctctgattgagaatcatacttaggtagcctgggtttcgcttttgagtggtgggtgtttgtttctgtgtcagtgtttgtcgccacacggtactgtttcggttcatgttcacgtttattgttttgtttttcgtagtgttcagtttatatcttataataaatattatggacacttaccacgctgcgcattggtcctccgatccttcttctcgcttctcctcctcagatgAGGAATGTCGTTACAGGTAAAGTGAAAtttaaatttacatttacatttaagtcaataATTTACTTTTTTTCAAAACATTctaaaaaaataagaaatgaaAAAGTGGTGCGTGTATAT contains the following coding sequences:
- the LOC135553790 gene encoding germ cell-specific gene 1-like protein, with product MLLVVGFSLMCLELFHSSNVIDGLKLNAFAAVFTVLSGLLGMVAHMMYTQVFQITVSLGPEDWRPHSWDYGWSFCLAWGSFTCCMAASVTTLNSYTKTVIEFRHKRKLFEQGLREEQNYLDQEAFHYFRDRSLQSISSSMEVYPGHGGGRLPGGPGGLAGSGLVGVPGRGKMRGSSGSIDLGENSESLGEEQC